The following nucleotide sequence is from Cucumis melo cultivar AY chromosome 1, USDA_Cmelo_AY_1.0, whole genome shotgun sequence.
agtttcatcaaACTCTTGTCCATCGTTAAAACCCCTagaacataaataggtttgattagaagtATATTTCTCTCTTCTCACATCCAAAGCTTACTCCCTTGAATAAACAATCTCCTAAACTTTTCATTAAAGCTAACTttaaactacagaggctacaataactgcagaatagccaccacaacctaattaaccataaacaacttcaatcttcgcatACTACCCATCCCTTGCAACAACGTTACTTTACAAGCTACCCTACCACATCTTCAAACCCtcagaaatacaaaaaaattcaaaactaagttATCACAAAAAAAGGCTACTATAACTACAAGATAGTAGTctaaaatcaacaacaaatgattttaaaattactaagaaataaacaactaaaattgaactaaatgctactataactgtaggatagctaAAACGAATTTGAACTACAAATTACAtaatttctaaaacaataatagCCCTTGCCCCCTCGCCCCTcctcttaaattttcaattcaaaccccccACCCCCTTCCTACACCCAATTAAATCCCCCTCCATCttcttgaaaagttcaattcaatccccctttcaaaatttcaactcaaccccccccccccccccccccaacttcaaaatttcatcctcaaACCCCCATATTTCTCAACACATcaccttcaaatattcaattaaactcaccgctttcaaatattcaattaaacccacTCCACTCCCTTGAAAAGTGCAATTCATCAATCCCCCTTCAAAAATCCAATTCAACCCCCCTTTTAATTTTTAACCCATCcctttcaaatattcaattaaacccccGCCCCActcaaactttcaaatttttaactaaaattttaaatttccgaactcaatttctcaaataacccccttcaaattttcaacccatattccaaaattttaacttcaaaaaccaaaatcgaACATTATCCTAAAACTAATCCACCATTCATTTTTAAACTAacttcagaaaaaaaaaaaaaaaaaactctaaacatATCAACCTAATCTAAAACAAACTAACTACAAATCTTAAACTAACtttaaaactctaaacaatCAACTAAATGAGTTGAAAGTTACCAAATAGAGATGAGCAGCGGCGAGGGAGATGGCGGTGGCAAGGGAGGGGCACAGAGGATggacttctttttcttctccttcttctcttctcGTTTCTCTTCGTCTTTCAGTTCTGTGAAATACATAACTGAAACGAAATATATAAGAGAACTCTCGACGCACCACAAAGACGTCGGGAGTTATCCCTGTTTCTAACGCCGTTAGTGATTTGTCGGGAATAGTTAGAAACATTCTTGACGAATCACTAATGGCGTTGGAAATAGGTAACACCATCCCTACGACATGCATGAGGCGTCAGGAATCTTGATCTAACATTATTAATGTTCGAGTTTTTTCCGACAGTCCATGTAATAATGTGTTCGCCATGTCTCAAAGTATACAAAATGGCATTGGGAAAAGTTATATGTCTCGACGTTTCTTATTCTGAGGCCATTGTTCACGTCGACAACCCCTCGATTTTTTGTAGTGTAAAACCACATGTTATGAATGCAGACTGTAATCAAATAGAACAAGAGTACAACTAAAGTAGATTGAGAACAATaatattgaagaagaaaaagtgaGAGAATTTGGAAAAACCCTAAACAAATTAAGTAAAAGCCACGACAGGATAAAAGAGTTCACTATATAAAACAGGAGTTACAAACTGTCTTTCTTATTGAGAAATATAAAGCCctcttgtaaaaaaaaaaaactctcgaCGTGTGAAAACTTTTTTATAGGAATTGATTAACATTTTGGATGTGTTATAATCTCTTTAGGTTTCACATTTGAACAAATGGAATGCCTTAAGTCTTCAGTTTTCTTGAGAAGGTCTTTGTTTCCATAAGTTATAATTACAAATACTCTTAAGGGAAACCAAGGTTTAGTTGGAGATTATATTGAGCCCAAGTTAATCTTCAATGTGTGTGtgtatctatctatctatatatatatatatatatataaagatgaTTGATGTTGATAATCTTTTAGGAATTGGTGAACATTTTGAATGCACTATAATCTTTTCACGTTTGTACAAATTGATTGTCTTTGTCTTGTCTTGGAAATGGGAAAGGTAATAGTTTTCATAAGTGTAGTTGTTCTTTGGGTTTACTtacatatttgaaaatataatcaATATCAAAAAAACTTTTTAGCTTTCTTTGTCTTAACCGACATCTCTAAGTTTCTTTGCAATTTTATGTCAGGTTTCAAGCTTTGACATCATcattcttttcatcttcttccttcctTCGATGCTTTCTTAACATTTTGGTATTAGATTTTTATACTGAATATCGGATCTATGTCTACTCTTTTTGTTTcactttaatttgtttttaaatttgttgtcCACAATCCATCATGATCTTAAGTTTCGTTATTTTCTAGAAAAAGGGTGCCTGGTGTCACGATCGTAACCCTTCAAACATGATTGTGCGAAACTTGTTCTGCTCGGTCAACAAGTCAGTCGTTCAATATTCGAAATCTGCGGACAAACTCGcgatatgatgtagcctccctccacgttcttgggaaaatgtttttataaaatgggaaagagaaaataaattgttgaaaacatcataaaagaaagcattgaagactgtcaattgcaaagaaaatagtttagatttgcaaagagtgcgacaaggcttgggcgggggttcAAGTAGTATGCTACCCTCTATAGTACATATtaagatttttggccttggcaggcttgcatatgtaaaagtcaaaatgtcacactgtggcttggtaacacgaaaatgaaagaaataaacTAAACTACTTATAAGACGTTAAGCGATTTAGGGCTATTCGGACATACAGCCATAGGTAAAcaacaccttggacaagtatgcccgtgacattctcccccacctaaacGATTGACGTCCCTTTCAACTGACGAAGCTGGATCTTTTTGGTCTTCTGCTTCCATGCTTCAAGATCTTCGACATGTTCTCCGCTTGTTACCTCCACGAGGGCGTTCTTTCACTTCACTAGGAATTTATATATCTCCCTCATGGGCCTTCTACATGTCCTTACTCTATCAGCAAGGACTTCCTTGACTTCTCTATCTTTTTCCTGTTCTAGGTTGACAGATAATCGTACGACGTTGTTGCACTGTTGATCGAAAGCTTGGTCATTCACTCAAACTCAAGGGGGCATCGCTTTCGATCTACCCTCTCCTCCATCGaccttgaagcttcttctaggcCCACTCGAGCGATGTCAACCATCTGTTCCCATTCCTTTTCAACTCTGTGAACTTGAGGGTTATCGCCTACATGAGGGCCATCAGTGAGCGGCGGCAATACAGAATGCCTTCAACCATTAATCTCAAACTGAATTCTTCTAACAACGAATCTGTCTGAGTGCTATGACCGAACTTGGCTACATTTAACAGCTAAACCCAATTCCCTTGTCTGCCATCAACAAAATAATGCATATATTCTTCGAACATACAATTGAATTGCTCGACCTCAACTTTGGGAGGCTTGGTCACATTGGCGACCCCAGGACTTGGCCCCTCAATTGTAGCTTGCTTCAGACCATCAAAGGCGGTATGACACTCAAGGTTCCCACCCCACTAAATGTCTTCTTCTTTCAACAACTCAGTCAGGGAGCTTGCTCTTTCTAAGAATCCCTTCATGAACTGCCCGTTACTATTGGCTAGTTCGGGGTATGAGCGTAACTCCACGACTGATTTTGGTATTCTCCCACCACACGTTGCGGCCATCTTCCTCTTTCCCACCCCAATTTGGTGAAACTCCACCACATGATCCAACATGTTTATCTGCTCTGCACAGAACAACACTTTCCTCCCTTGGCATCGATAAAACTAAATGGCACCACGAGGAACTCGTATGCTCTAAGTCCTGTGACACAAGTTGTCTTGAGTCCCTCTGCTTCTGTTGCTCTTACTCGACAGTACCTCGGTCGAATGTCTGACTTTGGGAAATACTTTACCCTACGTGGGCGGTTAAACAGCCTGGTGAGTACGGGAAGTGGATATTTGCGGCAAACTGTGAGCTTATTCTGGATACGGCAGTCAATACATTGTCATAGGCTTCTGTCCTTCTCCTTTAGGGAAAGGACTGGGGCTCCCCATGGAGCTTGTACAGGTCTACTAAATTCTGTAcctaacaattttttttactatttccAAAGTTCAGCTAACTCTGGTGGTGCTGTAtaataagcattcttcgcaggctCTTTTGCTTCTAGCAGCAATTCTATCCCATGGTCAATCATCCTTCGCATTGACAAGGATTTGGGCCAACTATTTGGCATCATACCATGGCACTTCTCTGGGACACTCAGAGTGTCTTTGGGGACTGTCTCTCCCCGTTTCCCCATGCCCCAAGCAGGATCGTCGCGGATGGTGATTCCTCTTAGACGAGATTCTTATCTAGTTGCATGACCGATATCATTTTAAACCCGTTAGGCTGATGAATATCTGCTTGCACTACGGTGTGGAAAGATCCAGTAATCACTAGACATTTGGCTAAGGGCATTGGtatgacttgatgttcaaggaggaactccattcccagtactAAATTGAAGTCGTCCATCTTTATAATCACAAAGTCTGCAGGGCAtttccatcctcccaactttatcaccgttcgtttcactagtccgaCGATAGGTAGGCCAACGAAATTCACAACCTTCATTCTTCCTAAATTCTTCTCCCAACGGAGCCTTAGATGTCTGGCTTCTGTCTCTGTTATAAAGTTATGAGTTACATCGGAATCAATCATAGTGCTCTTAGTTTGTTTTTtattgatccaggtgtcaacatacaaTAAGCCCCTTTCCATGGATATGCTTCTCCCCCTGCCTTTTTTTTTAGAGACGACATATACTTTAAGGCCCTTATTCTAGGCTTCTCGCCTCCTTCAATCTGGTTTGTTTCACCTTCGGCTTGACTCGATTTATCATCTGAATATGGGGTTAATGAGGTCTGAAAAGCATGGAAGTCAGCTTTATTCGGGCATTCTCTTGCCAGATGTGGCCCTtcacatatgaaacaactgagggACGCTTGGGTGGGCATCGATTATTCGGCCTTCACCATGTGTTCTCTGTGTTTGATTGGTAAGGCCTGCGATCTTTACCAGAACGTTTGTCTCCCTCGACAGCTCTGGGAGAACTCGGGCGACTATTCCTATTCCTTCCAggtgaggaactttggtgaTGTCTCATATCTTGAGAGTCACTGGTCAGGTCAAACAACCATTCGGCTGCTGCATACGCTGACATGAGGTCTTAGAACCTTTGTTCATATAACTTGGCTTGGCTCACGATTTCAGCCCTTCgaaaaaacagaaaactttgtctttctttgACATATCGCGAATGTCTAACATCAACCCCGCAAACTGCTTCACGTACTCCTGAAAACTATCGGTGTGTTTCAGCTCATGCAACTCTCGTCGAGCCAAAATCTCAACATTTTCAAGGAAGAATTGTGAGTGAAGTTCTTTCTTCAAAGTATCCCAAGTATCTATCATATAACGTCCTTCTTGCATGTCAACATACCGGGACCTCTaccataacttggcatcctcaaACAGATGCATCGTTGTCAGTGTAACTTTGGCCTCCTCAGTAACCGTGTTTTCGTGGCCCTGAAGTACTGTTCGAGGTTAAAAATATAGTTCTCTAGGGCATTTGCATCTCTTGCCCCATAGAGAGCTTTGGTTCCGGGATCTTTATTTTGCTAACCGAAATTGCTCCCCCAGTTggagcttggtttgccattgctcgcactGTGAGATTCAGTCTCACAATCATCTGCGATTTCATTCTTAATGACATCGAGGGTGGTTCGAAAATCCTCCGACAtgtcgtttatcatctctaagagTGTCTTATGAGAGCTATCTAGCTCGTTGACACGTTCCTCCATGTGGGCGACAAAGCCCGACAATCTGTCCCCAAATTCGTAGTTAATAGTTCTTCCAACATTTGCTTCTAGGATGTCGACTCTtaccaacaactcttgtatcggtaacccttcgacacggccagctataGCATCAATTGTACCAGCTTTCTCGGAAATTTCTTCGAGACAGGACTTCAAGTAGCagatggagtcgggaacttcgactaggtagagcatctgctcttctagctctactagtcggtctctttaggccttgcccgatggattcgccGACGACATACTTCGTTCTTACTGTCACTTAGCtgatttggctctgataccacttgtcacaatcgtaaccctTCAAACATGATTATGCGGTACTTGTTTTGCTCGGTCAACAAGTCAACCGTTCAATATTCgaaatccgcggacaaactcgcggcaTGATGTAGCCTCCTTCCACGTTCttagaaaaatgtttttataaaacgggagagagaaaataaattgttgaaaacatcataaaagaaagcattgaagattgtcaattgcaaagaaaataacTTAGATTGCAAAAGTGTAAAAAGGTTTGGGCGAGGGTTTAAGTAGTATtctaccccctatagtacatattgagattttttggccttggcagacttgcatatgaaaaaatcaaaatgtcacattgtggctcggcgacacaaaaatgaaagaaataaacTAAACTTCTTATAAGACGTAAAGACAAAGCAATTTAGGGATATTCGGACATACGATCAGAGGTAAACAACatcttggacaagtatgcctgTGACACATGACacacatatattatattaaagtAAATTTCTTAGCATTTTGTTCGATGAAGCAGCATATATGATATATAATTTGGTTGCCGGATTTGCGTTAGAGTgagttctttttctttcctccttttcacattttatttttctttccacCTGTAGTTGTAATATATAGTATTTGTTATAAATTGTCCAATCATATATTTTCATTgaaaaagttttttcttttacttttttttaaaaagtattttaattcatttttcttatgtACAATGATTGTAAAATGTGTATGGAGAAAGGTGGATCTTAGTATAGATCCTCCATAAACTGTCCCTTGGTTAATAGAAAATTAGAGATTAAAGATTTTGTACAACTTAATCTAAGTGCTCCAAGAATTCTCCAGGACCTCATGGCTGGTAAAGTCACTGCAAACTCCAATCAGAGAATGATTGCAAATTCCCAAACCCAAACGCTTGTTGCCTGGAGGAAGGGTCTTTGAGTGAGATGTTTTCAAGTATGTATCACAATATCCCAACTGTTTTAGGAGATATAGTTAGGCAACTCTCGAGCTAATAGCAACCACCTCAACCCAGGATCGTAAGAGTGAGTGCAAAAACAAACATAATAACCAAAGAACCTTAAGAATAACAAACTAAGATTTAAGAAAAGAGGTTGTTGCACTAAACTCCTTGAAGGATTTAGGGTTCCAAGATAGGCTAAAATGGGAAGGTTGATTCATACTTAGTAAGCAAGGAAAAATAACCAAACCAACTCCCAGCAACCAAATTTCTATCAATATGCAACTAAGTTCTTTCCACTCCACATTTAGCGCCCATTATTAGTACATAAATATACGAAATTCATTACAATAACATCTTCGGTTCATAGTAATTCTAATCAATTTCTTAACTTAATAGTAATGTTATATTTAacgttaaatatatataataatgtgAACACTTAGAAACTattattaattagttaattCCAATTAGTTCTCTTTTTTAGGTTAATCTAAAGCGAGCCAAAAGTGAAATGGTTATTGCCAAAGCTATTTTTCCGAAtggttatttttaaaattaggaAAATTAGTTTAATATGCTATCTCTCGTggtgtattttaaaaaatataacaaaacggtaaaatatttccactatatagaacaattctaaaaacggaaaaGACTCACAGacccacaatagaaaatacaaaaaatatcccAATTTGATtagacgatcatttagatctagttacacgatcgtttagatttgactaaacgaattttttcaagatttttttggcacacgttttaaatttgtttatttaaatttggctaaacgattttttttttaattcttttggtacacgatcatttattttttttacacgattagTTATGTTTAGCTATTCCCAATTCCAATCTAAACACTTTTTGtttaaagattctttatacacgatctctTAGATTTAGTTTACtctaatctaaacaacgtaaaataacaagaggaaaagaaaaaaaacgataaaagaaattgtaggagaaaaaaaagaagaaaaacaatataaaGAAGTTAGATTTGATTATCCAACTCtaaatgaagtaaaaaaagaaaatgaaaatgagagacagacatgaaaaaaaaaaatcacagtaaaagaaaaaaagatgatagaaaaaaaataggagaagaaagatagaagggTAAATCTAGAATATCTAAAAATAGTTAATTTTATAAACTTTATTAAAAGAAACGTAAATATTTCAGAAGTTGgctatatattaaaaaaaaattcccaTTCTATATTGTAATTTAGTATTTCTTTCCATcacaaataataattttgacATAATCCACTCTCTCAGCCAAATGTTTTAGTTGTCCCACTTGAATTAAGGTTTTTGGATTTTGACGTCTGTACATAAATCATCATGATATGAACCAATTTTGCAAAATTgatactttaatttatttttctccatcTTCCATCCATTTCTTTTTCCCTCTAATCAATCAGACTAAGATTACTTTTgcttttcttctcttctcttctggCTAGATGAACTCAAGCAAAGAGGTGAGATATCCAATCTGCCAAACCTAAGACTCCGTTCCGATAATTTCACCCGAATTTGAAAGCCAACGAGATATTAGAAAAcctaattttcaaaaatcagGGCTACTCTACTTTTTGTCTAAAAATTAGGTCATCCATTGAACAAACAAACCCATGTTTGTACGAGCAATAAACTTTCCATACTGGTATATCATTCATCAAactgaaaattttcaaattagtgaaaggaaaaagaaaaacatatataGGAACAAAATAGACAAAAGAAAATACTACATTTTAtctcccaaaaaaaaaaactaaattagaTAAAGCATCAAATATAGCTACCAACGAATAAGCATTCAGGACCAAAGGATAGTTGTTAGTAATTATAAACTTGCATTACAAACTTGTACCACTTAACAAAACCATACTCTTTACAACCCAAAATACTCACAGATTAATATTCACCttttacaattattttttttaattgtttttcatttttgtcaaaaaaaatttccattttctttttaacaaagtTCAAAATTGGTCATTTCCAGATTCATAAGGATATGCATCTTTGCCACATTCTAACAGCTCCCATAAATACCCATAAGATGGCAAATAATGCTCCTACAATAGAGAAGAGAAAGAACCTACCCTTTTTGCTCCTGCCACTTCTCCTAGTCATGAGAGATGAGGAATTGATACTAGAAACTGTCGTGCTGTTCATATTTAATCTCCTCCTACTGAAGCTCGGTATTCGATCAAAATCAAATGACTGGTTAACCTCTGCAGCGGATGCAGGGGTAGTAGGTATAGATTCAACAAAGGCCCAGAGAGCAGAAGAGACTCGACTAGCAGAGTTGTGCTCCCCTACTTCATTTTCATTTGCTTCGCcaacaaaatttgaagaatcACATAACACACCTATATATATTGCCATAATATTAGCAACTAACTCAGGATATTAGATTTATAGAATTGCTTCCCAACAATGGAAAATGTTTCGTTTTCCATGAAGAGAGACACTCTGCTATATACCTGAAGTTCGTTGCATTTCTGATAAAGTCAAGCCATTCATGGCTGAATCAGGCAGCATTTGATTGCCGATCTGGCCGGTGATTGCGGGATTGGATTGAAACTGACCATCCATGGGGTTTGTCACATTACTTGAATTTTCATTCTTGTATAAATTTGGAGAAGGTCCATACTCGAGAGGACCAAAATCATCAAGGAACATCACTGCATCATGGAATTGATCGAGCTCGTTGAGACCATTTATCTCTTCCAACTGCAAGTTCCCAGACCCCGATGGTTTTTGAGTATTTGATAGATTGAACTCAGGACCAACAAGATCATCCATTTCCAGATAATCTCCCTCAAATAGAAAACTAGCTAGTTCAGAAACGTTGGGTGGAGATTTGGCATCATGATTCTGGAATGGATGCAGTTGAGAGACATCTGAGTTGGAGTTACTTTCAGGGGAAATACTCGGCTGCTGCTTGGAATTAGGCACTTCAACTGATCTAGGAAGGATATACTCTTGTGAATGTAGATCAATGGTACTCGCATAATCTTTTTGACCACCTCCCTACCAAGAAATAACAAAGAAGCTAGAAGTTAAAATCTCATTATATCCCCCTGGGGTGTATTACATAAAGATATCGGTTAAATATAAGTTTAATCCATAAAATTTCAAGGTTGTGTCTACAAACTCTGTTAGTTAAGTGCTTATGTGGCACATGACCTAACAATGTAAAGATTATAATTGTTAGCCAAACCTGTTAAGAAAATCCAGTCTAGAGTAATTTTCACAATGATTGAAATCCCAGAGGGTATCACCATCTATGAGAAAGGAAAGATGGAAAAGGCATTGGAGAGGAAGATAAAGAAAAGAAGTCCAAAATTTTATCCTCAATCACATTCACTCCATCTCTTTGTCTATCTgcatacattttttttcaaggTCTTTGTGAAGATATCTAGCctaattttagaaatatttaatagaaaatcaaaataattacaaattgTTGTTCATGATcgtgtcttctcttcttccttcatTTCTGCTTCAATTCCCTTTGTTTCTACTTTTGCTTTGATTTTCCCACTTATGTTTTAGTTAATTTTGGTTCTCTAATTGCCATCAAATCTCACTTCCACTTCTCCACAGCATTTAATTGATTTGCGACGAAACAAAATACTTAAAATTCACCTTCATGTTCTGAGATTTTTATCCCAACCCATCCCCAATTGCCTTAACCTGTTTGGCAGAAACAATGCCATAAAGCGCACACCGAACCAGCCCCAGTTTTAAACCATAATGATTACAGAGTCCTTTAAGTTTATCCCAGGTCGCAATCATCATTTGACTAATTTTACGTTTATGCTGTTCTGAAATCTTACATTTGTGTAGGTAGTGTGTGCCACATAATGCCCTTGGGCCTTAGCTCATCATTTAGTAGGGAccaattaaacaaaaaatttgaaagttCTAGGACCTATTAGACACAACCCAAAAGTTTAGGgactaaatttgaaatttgaacaAAAATATTCTTCTTAAGAATTATTGAACATATATTAACAAATCTACAACTAAATTTTTTACACCATAAAAACGATAGTATCTAAGGAACTAACCAGGGGTAAGGAGTTGGCACAAGGATCAGCTTCTAGAGACTGAAATAGGTCCTCATCAGAAATTTGTTTCATCCACCTATCAAAATCGTCTAATGAAAAATGTGTAGCTTGGCAAGTCTCTCCCTCAATATCAGTGGCATCCATCTTAGGTTTCTCAGCAGGTATCTCTTGATCATCAGAGAAATTAAAATCACGGAATTCCTCGTCAACCCAGTCTTCTTCTTTAAATGGTGCACCGTACTGCTCACCATTTTTTGGACCAGGTCCACTTTTTTTAAAGACCTTATAAACAGCATAATAGCTCTGAAATAAAGAGTAGAAGAATTTAGCATAAGGAAGGCGTTGTCGGAAGAGGAAAATGTGATGAATGTGGGAACATGCTTACCTGCACATTTGTACATCTGGTGAGCTCCTCCTCATTCATAGTGTATTCATGCATCACCCAGTCGGTGCGCTCCCCCTTTGGGGCACGACCTCTATAGAAAACTAATGTCTTCTTGACTCCTACATTGCGAGAATTACACTTCACAGTACGATCCTTACCTGTCACTTTCCAATACCCTTGACTGGTTGCCCTATTTGATTTTGCCCCATTTGGGTACTTCCTATCTCTTGGACAGAAAAAGAACCATTGTCTATCACCAGTTTTTAGCTTAGAAAGCCCTGCATTGCATACAATAATTAGAACCTATATGGAAAAATAAGCATTTAACTTTGTTTGAAAACGctgaaataaacaaaaaaaaaaaaaaaaatgaaataggaCATAGTATCCACCTTCGTTTTGAGTATAACCACCACCAAATTAAAAATAAGCTCAAACTATAAATATAATCCAACCAATTATCACTTGTAGCTAAATGATATCAGTTCCAGAAACGAGAAACCAGATGTAATTACCATCCCAACAAAGACTTACCATCAACATTATAAAAATTCGGAAATAGTGAACAACTCAAGCAAGATCATGAGGTCCCATTTAATGAAATCAAGAAGACACGTAAGAAGATTTAAACAAACAAATACGAACACCATATCACTTTCATCTCCAAGCTAAACAGAAAAAATCAAACACTAGAAATCAGAGATTTAAAACATCATATCCAAACGAATTAAACAGGAAGAAACCGTCGTTTGCACATAACCATAGACCGACCAATTGAATAAATTCGCAAGGAAGCCCTAAAAATGCAAGAGACAAATTacccaaatgaaaaaaaaaaaaaaattccaaattgAATTCTATCACTCAGAcaaatagaaaaacaatcaGTCGGAAATACACCACCAATATGAAACGTAATCGAAAGAGCAAAGAGACAAATACCAGGCAATTCCTCAGGGTCCCATTTGTAGACGTCGATATCAGCGACGACGTCGAGCTTGATTTTTCGGCCACAGATCTTCCTCTTCAAATAGTAAAGTATGAGCTCATCATCAGTTGGGTGGAAGCGGAAGCCCGGTGGCCAGGGGTTGTCGTCGTCGGCAGAGGTCAGCCGCAAGAGCTTCATTGAAGATGGGAGAGGAGATTGAAGGGGATTTGAAATTGGGGTTGTGAGGATGGGGGGTTTTGAGGGAGTGGGATTTtgtgaagaaagagaagaaagagtgTAGAGGAAGGAATCGGGGTTTAGGGATGTGTGTTTGtataaaatttaattgtttcgttaactcatttttccattttaatCATATTTTCACCGATGAGGGTCGTAGAAAGATTCCTTCAAATGTTGCCCCTCCTCATTAATGGTGTCTCCTTCCTTTCGTAGTGAGAAAGAATATTCGCAAATGAACATTTGTGGTTCATCGGCCACGTCTCTAACCGTTATTTGTAAAAGGGATCGATATGGAACTTCAACACCTTCATACGAAGAAGAGGACGATAATGAATGCTATTGGAGTGATCATCAAACTTCATCACATACATTACCTACATTTACGTGGGTTTCATTTCCTATCCATGAGCTCACACCCCACCCACCCCAAATGTCACTTCCTGCGATTAGATGAGGGTGTGCCGCCTAGACACCATTAGTATACTCCTAGCAAGTAGAACGACTTCTCACTTGTCTCAACTTTAGAGACCTTCACAATTTATACTACAGTCGAAATATTTAACCTTTAGATTTTACTCTGTCACCTAGTCCAACCTAACTTAAATTCAACTCCTAAGCAACAAGTACAACTAGTGATGCAACGGAATAAACAtaacttctctttattaacttaacactttataGAGCTTAACATTTTATGCAGTTCGTACTTTACAATTACATTCCTTTTCTCCCAAAGTACAAAAGTAAAACCGCTTCACACCTTCTTTCATCCACC
It contains:
- the LOC103490150 gene encoding NAC domain-containing protein 17-like: MKLLRLTSADDDNPWPPGFRFHPTDDELILYYLKRKICGRKIKLDVVADIDVYKWDPEELPGLSKLKTGDRQWFFFCPRDRKYPNGAKSNRATSQGYWKVTGKDRTVKCNSRNVGVKKTLVFYRGRAPKGERTDWVMHEYTMNEEELTRCTNVQSYYAVYKVFKKSGPGPKNGEQYGAPFKEEDWVDEEFRDFNFSDDQEIPAEKPKMDATDIEGETCQATHFSLDDFDRWMKQISDEDLFQSLEADPCANSLPLGGGQKDYASTIDLHSQEYILPRSVEVPNSKQQPSISPESNSNSDVSQLHPFQNHDAKSPPNVSELASFLFEGDYLEMDDLVGPEFNLSNTQKPSGSGNLQLEEINGLNELDQFHDAVMFLDDFGPLEYGPSPNLYKNENSSNVTNPMDGQFQSNPAITGQIGNQMLPDSAMNGLTLSEMQRTSGVLCDSSNFVGEANENEVGEHNSASRVSSALWAFVESIPTTPASAAEVNQSFDFDRIPSFSRRRLNMNSTTVSSINSSSLMTRRSGRSKKGRFFLFSIVGALFAILWVFMGAVRMWQRCISL